One region of Quercus lobata isolate SW786 chromosome 2, ValleyOak3.0 Primary Assembly, whole genome shotgun sequence genomic DNA includes:
- the LOC115965377 gene encoding uncharacterized protein LOC115965377: MEKMQLAFCKAQGMDDFLYNMGSISSKTPIAPPPKFKIFDAKFFNGTRDPKQHVRRYLSIVEMKGLDEKQTLHAFPLSLMGGASRWYYSLDLSKTKVWNGLVELFVDQFIFNTMIDVTLRDLEIDKLGVGKTFSEYMTRWKGKASRMVNRPNEKDQINMIIKNLLPAYNSRLLSSPISSFGELCDCGTRIEDSINNGQLEKGESKPPIKKTYGGGATASKTPNPMNVSAIVP; this comes from the coding sequence ATGGAGAAGATGCAACTAGCCTTTTGCAAGGCCCAAGGGATGGATGATTTTCTCTATAACATGGGGAGCATAAGCTCCAAAACTCCCATTGCACCACCTccaaagttcaaaattttcGATGCGAAATTTTTTAATGGAACTAGAGATCCAAAGCAACATGTTAGGAGGTACTTAAGCATTGTTGAAATGAAGGGGTTGGATGAGAAGCAAACTTTGCATGCATTTCCTCTCTCACTCATGGGAGGTGCATCAAGATGGTACTATAGCTTGGATCTTAGCAAGACTAAGGTATGGAATGGGCTAGTGGAGTTGTTTGTGGATCAATTCATCTTCAACACCATGATTGATGTGACTCTAAGGGATTTGGAGATCGATAAGCTAGGAGTGGGGAAAACATTCTCTGAATATATGACAAGGTGGAAGGGAAAAGCATCAAGGATGGTTAATAGACCAAATGAGAAAGACCAAATCAACATGATTATCAAGAATTTGCTTCCGGCATATAATAGTAGGCTTTTGTCATCACCTATTAGTTCTTTTGGGGAATTGTGTGATTGTGGAACCAGGATAGAGGATTCCATCAACAATGGACAATTGGAGAAGGGTGAGAGCAAACCTCCAATCAAGAAGACATATGGAGGAGGAGCAACTGCCTCTAAAACACCCAATCCTATGAATGTAAGTGCCATCGTACCTTAA